A DNA window from Bubalus bubalis isolate 160015118507 breed Murrah chromosome 22, NDDB_SH_1, whole genome shotgun sequence contains the following coding sequences:
- the MRO gene encoding protein maestro isoform X2, giving the protein MDQTPRRMLGQPLSSPTTQPKKRSTSVMSFFSKVSWNLRLQKQEPLKNVFFILAETARDPSVKKRHMVMRGLGTMACETPDKVRKYKKIILDLLVHGLYDPVSSEVIHESMKTLTIILGKMQGKALGSFFIDITLQTRTLLDDENDSLRYSAFVLFGQLADLAGRKWRSFFTRQVKQTQDSLLTHLQDRNPQVAKACKTTFRACSPYLRQSKDHSFQNEEDKRNPKLCRQLSHYHPELLQFFYANKIL; this is encoded by the exons ATGGACCAAACACCGAGAAGAATGCTGGGCCAGCCCCTTTCCAGCCCCACCACCCAGCCCAAGAAGAGAAGCACATCAGTGATGTCTTTCTTTTCCAAG GTCTCTTGGAATCTGAGGCTCCAGAAGCAGGAACCTCTGAAGAATGTGTTTTTCATCTTGGCAGAGACAGCCCGGGACCCCAGTGTTAAAAAGCGTCATATGGTGATGAGAGGCCTGGGAACCATGGCCTGTGAGACCCCGGACAAG GTGAGAAAGTATAAGAAGATTATTCTAGACCTGCTGGTGCACGGTCTGTATGACCCGGTGAGTTCTGAAGTCATCCATGAAAGCATGAAAACCCTGACCATCATCCTGGGCAAGATGCAGGGGAAAGCCCTGGGCTCCTTCTTCATAGACATCACCCTCCAGACCCGGACTCTGCTCGATGAC GAGAATGACAGCCTGAGATACTCGGCCTTTGTCTTGTTTGGGCAACTGGCTGACCTTGCTGGACGGAAGTGGAGGAGCTTCTTCACCCGTCAGGTGAAGCAGACTCAGGACTCCCTCCTGACCCACTTACAGGACAGGAATCCCCAGGTGGCCAAG GCCTGCAAAACAACTTTTCGAGCCTGTTCTCCATACCTGAGACAAAGCAAGGACCACAGCTTCCAGAATGAGGAGGATAAAAGGAACCCTAAGCTCTGCCGGCAGCTG AGCCACTACCATCCCGAGCTCCTGCAGTTCTTCTATGCAAATAAAATCCTGTAA
- the MRO gene encoding protein maestro isoform X3 produces MDQTPRRMLGQPLSSPTTQPKKRSTSVMSFFSKVSWNLRLQKQEPLKNVFFILAETARDPSVKKRHMVMRGLGTMACETPDKVRKYKKIILDLLVHGLYDPVSSEVIHESMKTLTIILGKMQGKALGSFFIDITLQTRTLLDDACKTTFRACSPYLRQSKDHSFQNEEDKRNPKLCRQLSHYHPELLQFFYANKIL; encoded by the exons ATGGACCAAACACCGAGAAGAATGCTGGGCCAGCCCCTTTCCAGCCCCACCACCCAGCCCAAGAAGAGAAGCACATCAGTGATGTCTTTCTTTTCCAAG GTCTCTTGGAATCTGAGGCTCCAGAAGCAGGAACCTCTGAAGAATGTGTTTTTCATCTTGGCAGAGACAGCCCGGGACCCCAGTGTTAAAAAGCGTCATATGGTGATGAGAGGCCTGGGAACCATGGCCTGTGAGACCCCGGACAAG GTGAGAAAGTATAAGAAGATTATTCTAGACCTGCTGGTGCACGGTCTGTATGACCCGGTGAGTTCTGAAGTCATCCATGAAAGCATGAAAACCCTGACCATCATCCTGGGCAAGATGCAGGGGAAAGCCCTGGGCTCCTTCTTCATAGACATCACCCTCCAGACCCGGACTCTGCTCGATGAC GCCTGCAAAACAACTTTTCGAGCCTGTTCTCCATACCTGAGACAAAGCAAGGACCACAGCTTCCAGAATGAGGAGGATAAAAGGAACCCTAAGCTCTGCCGGCAGCTG AGCCACTACCATCCCGAGCTCCTGCAGTTCTTCTATGCAAATAAAATCCTGTAA
- the MRO gene encoding protein maestro isoform X1 — MDQTPRRMLGQPLSSPTTQPKKRSTSVMSFFSKVSWNLRLQKQEPLKNVFFILAETARDPSVKKRHMVMRGLGTMACETPDKVRKYKKIILDLLVHGLYDPVSSEVIHESMKTLTIILGKMQGKALGSFFIDITLQTRTLLDDENDSLRYSAFVLFGQLADLAGRKWRSFFTRQVKQTQDSLLTHLQDRNPQVAKACKTTFRACSPYLRQSKDHSFQNEEDKRNPKLCRQLVSERGQETFFQSLRSRCRC, encoded by the exons ATGGACCAAACACCGAGAAGAATGCTGGGCCAGCCCCTTTCCAGCCCCACCACCCAGCCCAAGAAGAGAAGCACATCAGTGATGTCTTTCTTTTCCAAG GTCTCTTGGAATCTGAGGCTCCAGAAGCAGGAACCTCTGAAGAATGTGTTTTTCATCTTGGCAGAGACAGCCCGGGACCCCAGTGTTAAAAAGCGTCATATGGTGATGAGAGGCCTGGGAACCATGGCCTGTGAGACCCCGGACAAG GTGAGAAAGTATAAGAAGATTATTCTAGACCTGCTGGTGCACGGTCTGTATGACCCGGTGAGTTCTGAAGTCATCCATGAAAGCATGAAAACCCTGACCATCATCCTGGGCAAGATGCAGGGGAAAGCCCTGGGCTCCTTCTTCATAGACATCACCCTCCAGACCCGGACTCTGCTCGATGAC GAGAATGACAGCCTGAGATACTCGGCCTTTGTCTTGTTTGGGCAACTGGCTGACCTTGCTGGACGGAAGTGGAGGAGCTTCTTCACCCGTCAGGTGAAGCAGACTCAGGACTCCCTCCTGACCCACTTACAGGACAGGAATCCCCAGGTGGCCAAG GCCTGCAAAACAACTTTTCGAGCCTGTTCTCCATACCTGAGACAAAGCAAGGACCACAGCTTCCAGAATGAGGAGGATAAAAGGAACCCTAAGCTCTGCCGGCAGCTGGTGAGTGAGCGGGGGCAGGAGACGTTCTTCCAGTCCCTGCGCAGTCGATGCCGGTGTTAA